A segment of the Bombus huntii isolate Logan2020A chromosome 14, iyBomHunt1.1, whole genome shotgun sequence genome:
caacatgtaatccaaacgaagattcgtatcacgcccctaaccctaattctaatgtaaacccgacatatttatatataaaatatttcataaatatatattttttaatataacaattatataaatatatatttcattacagGTATGTAGTAACAGCAGTTTCGAGTTGGAAAACTAGCGTAGATAATGGATACTGGATATGGACATTCCAAGGACGTATCTTAAAAAGAGTTAATCTTAATCAGTTCAATCAACTATTATGGAGACCGAGACCACCAACGTTATTAACACCAGaacaaattaaagaaattaagaaaaatttaaagaaatattctgCACAATTTGAAAGCAAAGATCGTATGCGACTGACGCGCGCCTCGAAGGTACTTATATCATACTGTattgatatatatttaatatgaattatgCATTTactaacaaaattattttttaggaattaatcgaaaaacgCTGCGCAGCGATGAAAGCATTTGAAGAATATCGTTCAAAACGTATACAAGAATGGAATAACCAGAAGAAAAGACGTTTAGAATTACGTAATGGTTtgtattgtaataaatttcttttttggaATTTAAAAGTGAGGTATCTTATACAATGCTAAACTCTTTTTCAGCTATCGACACCGACGAATTAGATTCTGATTCAAAGAATGTAGAAGAAGaagtaatagaatttttcgtCAAAGAAGAAACATTCATCATCGACGAGAAATAAAACTGTGTGGAAGAAGTTTTCATCTCTGCCATTTTTGGAAATCTCTAGTGCAAAACCAATTCAGTCATTTGTGAAAAGTGTCATCGAAGTAATTATCTTCCAGAGCCACATAGATTGTGGCTCACAATAGTAGACTGAAATGACTATTTTAAGTGGTTATGAACAGTTTTTCTTATACTATTTCTGCACCTTAATTGGAATTTCTTCCACTTTCCCGACGTTGCGTATGAAACGTCGTAAACGTAGTACCATAAAGTTTTATCATGTTCCATACAGGATAGTATGTCATtcaacaaataattattatcaatacAAACATATATGAcgtacttttttatttatcaaacCCATATAGCTCGATTTATTtagtttcatatatttataaatagaaagagatctattaatttatatatttctcatAATTTAAACACGATGTAAATGataaatgaagaaaattttgtaaattaataacataaattataatattcttttttatagcTTTAATTCATATGATTATTTGTATTAGAAAACGATTGCCACCGGTCTACGAATTATGACTTAGATTATAAATGGTAAACATTAAACAGAcataatactaaaaataatatcgaaaCAGAACAACGACAGCACATACCCAACTCGGAGGAATTCTATCCCGttcaaaaaatgttttatttgttACACGTTTTGCGCATGAAAACAAACGTTCATGCTCTCTTTGTAATTCATTTTGTAAGTTTCTATTCTTGGTTATAATAGTAATTTGAGTTTCCAAGTCTTTGTTAACAGATCTGTAACCTAggattaatttttttctattattttaaaatcaatttctttttaaattttagatcTTACCAAAATTAGGGGATCCAATAAGCGTGAGACAAGGCTTTTCTTGCTCTGGTAAAGAATACCAAAGTCCTTTAGCATGATACGTCCATCCTGGCCTAATAAATTCCCACAAAATTACTCTATTTTGTTGTCCTAACTTGTTACAGTATTTAACAAATGCCTCCTCTATTTTTGTGTATGCTGCCGGAATGCAACCAGCAATGCCTTTTGCAGCTAAATATGACATGTGACATTAgtttaaaaagtaaataattttcactCAGTTGTGTTTACAACATAAACTTACTAAAGAAACCATTAGCAGTCGGATGTGCTGTCAACAAATGACATGTTCCTTGACAGTGTTTAAGCAATGCTTCACTGTACTCTGAAGTTAAGTTAAAGTAACCAGTTGCTAATTTGATTGTTGTACCTGGCGGAGCTGTCTGTAAAAGTTTCAATGTTATCTGGCTATCATgataaatgtttaattgaCCCATCTGTACCGAAGGAAAAATCCAAGTATCTACATCTAAATCTTTTGCTACAAAAACAACCGTACTTATGCTTCAATCTTGTTGAGTTATGTTTTTATAAATGATAAAGAGTGATAAAGAGTATGATAAAGAGTACATATGTACCTATTTTTTCAGGATCAGAATATTCTTCTAATTCTCTCTGGAACAAAGCTTTCACACTATGTGCAGCTTTTTCAATGAATGTAATAGGATCCTTAAGAGGATTGACTTTCAGAGCAGGATTTAATACTGTATTTCCATCAGGTTTAAGTACAAAACTAAATTCTCCCACTCTTTGGACTAGCTCATCATAAAAATCACAAAGTTCTTCACAATCTTCAATCACAAAATAACGATCTTGTCTATTTGTAAAATAGTCATTGCTAAGATTAGcactaaaaaatatatttaattataactaTTTGCTTAAATGACTTTACATaaaattagatatttaaatatttacccACTAATTATTATGTCATTGTCTATCATGTACAATTTCATATGTTGTAATCCTATCAATTCATTGAAACGATCTGGTGTAATCATTTTCAAGAACCCACGAAGTTTTGGAGTATGATACAAAAAAATCTGACAACAATGACCATGTTTTCCATTAAGTAATGGTTCCAACATTTTACGAGAATTTAATTTACCTCTAGATCCcctcataaaatctatcaaaaTTTTAACTTCAACATTACCATTACTTGTAATTAAAGCTTCATTTACAGCATTTacctaataataaaaatattattatttatcatgttAAAGCTTTAAATGCTTAGATCTTAGAATATGCTTACTAAATTAGATTCTAATTTTCCTGTGCCTAAATATAATGATGCAAATGTTATTCTCTTCTTTGCATTTTTACACTTTTGTACAAGAGTGGAATAAAATACACTTGGTTCATGAATTACTTTAAtctgaaaatacaaaactATGGTTAAGTACATTCTGAATTCTTTctgaaataaacattttttacatcTACCTTAGATCCATTTATGGCAAAGCAAGGAGCATTTTTATATAACCATGTTAATGTATAAAATTCAGATTGAATTGTTTCAAATTCTATATCTTTCTCTTCAGCAGTCATAGTAATTGATGTAATATCATTTACTACAGgtgaagaagaaaattttaattctgaTTGACcagaaataaatagtttccTTGTATGAAAcctgaaattttattttaaaagatatcATGTATAAATACATGTTAATAATCATAAatgtagaaataaatataacaataaaatattggtAAGAAAATCATGAAAACTGCATTAGTTTCATTCATTAAAATTCAAGTCCAAAGTCAAATGACCCACATAATATTCTTtcattatacgtatatataacACGATTTACGTATCGAAAAATGAAtatcattaaattaatttccaaatacaacttttatttcgaatttttattttttgtaaatatgtaaatatcaaATTCATCGTATGTCAAATTACATGTGGCGAATGTCCTTGTGTCAAATCAACAAACATAGGTTAATCTACCTTTATTTGCTttgaaaagaatgaaaattgataGGACATCCATATTGGTTGGATTTTTTATATGCTACTCACCGCTTTGCAGCTTTCAAAATTACGTTATGCATAGGTAAATTCTTAAATAACAAAGCATTAACAATAACAGActtcaaattataaataactCTTCCCTCCAGGGTGCAAATTGCAGCGCACGCAATCTTTTGGCCCctttatacattatataaacatatttacatatatatatacttacatatatTTCTACGCTGTATTCaaatcaaacaattttaagataaattaaaataaaaatactcagTTTATCTTTTACTCcagttttattaatatattaaatatttataaaaagatgTCATCTCGTTtggattaataaatttttagagAAATATACGAAAGATTTTAAAGCAATGTATTTGTAAAACTAAACTAACAttctattaaataatatacatatgtaccaTTTCTTTAGATAACTTGTGGCAATTTATTGGATTTATGATCATTTCCTCGAAAACATTGCTTTTCTTGCCAATGGATCTTTTATAGTTTTCCCAGACCTTTGAAATATTCGGTTTCTTATTACAAGAAACATTTTGTaataatcaaaataaataataatcgaagaatAAGGGAAATTTTTTGTTAAAAGTGGTACTTTTTCTATTGAttagtattaaatttttcgCTTTAATTGGTGTATTTGATCTCCAACTGAAAACAACATTTATTTGAACAGTGTTTTGGAAAAGTTCATAATAATTTTGCTTAAATCTCGTAAAATGTAGAATATATGTACAGAGAATAAGCATAAAAATCTAATActtatataaattacaaacgaAGCGCCTCTTCGCGGGGACACTTGGAATCAATGGTCGATGGAAAATACATGTAAAGAGTAGCAAAGGATTGATGTAGGTAGAGGATTCATATCAGAATAGGCGCAAAAATGGATTTAAACGTTAAGAAATTAGTGAAAGACGCTGGTGCTGCGCTTAGTAGAGTCGTACAGGTAAGAAgtgtttaatataataattcaacAAATTCATATTAATAAGAAAATGTACTAGTTAAGATACTTGTGGCTGAACGCTGTCATTTCTGACATTTTGTACCTTTTTCAGTGAAGAAacatttcgataaaataatcattACTTGGCAATTACT
Coding sequences within it:
- the LOC126873461 gene encoding CDP-diacylglycerol--glycerol-3-phosphate 3-phosphatidyltransferase, mitochondrial translates to MHNVILKAAKRFHTRKLFISGQSELKFSSSPVVNDITSITMTAEEKDIEFETIQSEFYTLTWLYKNAPCFAINGSKIKVIHEPSVFYSTLVQKCKNAKKRITFASLYLGTGKLESNLVNAVNEALITSNGNVEVKILIDFMRGSRGKLNSRKMLEPLLNGKHGHCCQIFLYHTPKLRGFLKMITPDRFNELIGLQHMKLYMIDNDIIISGANLSNDYFTNRQDRYFVIEDCEELCDFYDELVQRVGEFSFVLKPDGNTVLNPALKVNPLKDPITFIEKAAHSVKALFQRELEEYSDPEKIAKDLDVDTWIFPSVQMGQLNIYHDSQITLKLLQTAPPGTTIKLATGYFNLTSEYSEALLKHCQGTCHLLTAHPTANGFFTAKGIAGCIPAAYTKIEEAFVKYCNKLGQQNRVILWEFIRPGWTYHAKGLWYSLPEQEKPCLTLIGSPNFGYRSVNKDLETQITIITKNRNLQNELQREHERLFSCAKRVTNKTFFERDRIPPSWVCAVVVLFRYYF